A window of Marmota flaviventris isolate mMarFla1 chromosome 11, mMarFla1.hap1, whole genome shotgun sequence genomic DNA:
GGCGGCCAGGCCATACATGTTGGGCTGCGATTTGGCGAAAGCGGGCGGGGAGGGTGCGTCGTAGGCCAGGCCAGGCACCGGCGGCAGCTGGCCAGAGTATGCCACATGGCCCGCGGCGCCGCCGAGCGGCGGGCTGCGCTCTGGGGACTGGCCGGCTGGCGAGTGCAGGATGCCCTTGGCCTTCTGGTCCTTCTTGTACTTCATGCGCCTGTTCTGGAACCAGATCTTGATCTGGCGTTCGGTGAGATTCAGCAGGTTGGCCATCTCCACGCGACGCGGCCGACACAAGTAGCGGTTGAAGTGGAATTCCTTTTCCAACTCCACCAGCTGAGCACTAGTATATGCCGTGCGCACCCGCTTGGACGCTGGGCCCGGCGGGCTCTTGTCCTCGCAGCTCTCTCCTAgacaagggagggaaagagagtggGCGCTGAGCGAGGGGATAAGAACCCTTAGGAATGGAGAGGGGTGCTTCCCTGGCTTCATTTTCCTCCACTACTTCCTTCACTTCCAATCCTGGGGCGAATAAAGGGCTGTGAGATTCCGAGGGGGAACTCGCTTTTCCGCACCCCAGGCCTACCTATTAGTCGCACCTGAAACCTCCATCCGCCTTCTGACGTCCTATTCACTGTGCCCTCCCTTCCCACTCCATCCTAACCCATCATCTCATCTCCACCCAAAGGCCATGAAGGACTTTAATGAGAGATTAGGAGCAGCTGGTAAGGCCTCCCCCGTGCTGAAGAAAGGCCAGACTTCTTTGAACACTCCTCCCACCCTCTGCtgctcctgggggtggggggatctcCAGCCTGCCTTGCTTAGAGGCTGGCTCCTGGGCAAAGCACCCTGCAGGAGTAAATAATGGGAGTGGGATCTTAATACCTCACTGTATCCCAGCTGCACCCAGAGATAAGGAGGTGATAATCCCACCCCCAAAAGTACTAACATACTGCCCCGGAGTTTTAGAGGTCCCAAGACCAGGCTGGAAGCATTTTGATCATGGCAGTGCTAGGTGCAGTGCCTGGACACTGGCTTCCACCACCCCTGCCACCTCTCAGCTGCTTGTCTACTCCCTCACTGGGAAGACAAATGGatttctcctgggagggagggcctgagcctgagcctgagctgaggagggaggagcagaAGAAGAAGCTTACAGGCAGGAAGACACCTTCCCCCTAGCAGTAGCAGCCCTAGGGAGCAGGAGACCAACCAGAGACCTGATAACAAGCCACATCCCAGGGTTCAAACTAGCCCAGGACCTGGAAGCATGTTCATCTATCTAAAAATAAACCCTGTTAGAGAACACAAGGCCATAACATTTCAGGAACCAATCAGTCTGAGCAGAGAAAAGGAGCAGGTGTCAGAACTCCTGGCCATGCCCATCTTCTACATGCCCTGGATGGACCTAGAGAAAACCTTCTCAGTTCCAGGGTCTTCCCTTTTAAGGAGTGAAATCCAAGGCTGCTCCTGTTTCCCAGAATATCCTCTCCCCCTAGGACATGAGCTTCCTCATTATGGATTTGCTGGAATAGGAGAATTGGGCTGGGATAAGCCAAGTAGAGTCTCTTGGCTTTGCCTTATAGGCCTAGAAATCAAGTGGATTCAAATCCACTGCTTTACAGTtttgtggtcttgggcaagtTGCATTTTGTCTAAtgatttctttatctataaaatgagaatgttaTCACATACCTACCCTCAaagtattctttgaaaaaattagagaatGCTTGCAAAGTTCTTGGTGTGGTTCTTAATACTCCTTAGACATTAACTCATGTTAATTTAAAGGAGTAGGATTCATAGGATATGGTCTACATAAACACCTGGACTTAGGAATCATATTACCTGtctacaatttttaattttattttcttccttccttccttttttttttttttttttttttgtaccagggattggacacAGGAGTACATAACCCCTGATCCACATtaccaacccttttaattttgaggcagatcttgctaagttgctgaggctggctttgaactctcaatcctcctgcctcattctctcaAATGGGATTAcagtgccaccatgctcagcccttcctttcttttaaaattgaggcagggtctcactgttgcccaggctggcctcaaactcctgggcttaagtgattctcctgcctcagcctccccagtagctggaacctcaggcaggtgccactgcaccaggctctgTCTTCAAAATTTAAAGAGATGTTGGATGGAAGTGGGTGGGAGCTGAGTTATAACCAGAAGCTCAGGAAAGCAGATAATTTGTCAGTATAAGAAAAAGCTCTTATTAATAAATATGAGACCTGTTCAGCAATGGCACTAGCAGCCCAGAGTGGAAGTGAGCACCTTGTCACTGCAAGGGTATGATCCCAATCATAAACATTAAAAGGAGTAGGATTTTGGACCTTGACCTCCATGGTTGCACTTAAAAGTCCTGAGTCTCCTGGTTCCTGAGTGACTGGGGCTTCCTGGGGCCATTCTACAGGGGACCTGGTCTAGGGGTGGTCCCCTCAGAGAGCTACCTGCAGTGGCACAGCTGTTCTTCTGCTTGGAGTTCTGTCGAGACTCTTTCATCCAGGGGAAGATCTGCTTGCTGATGGTGGCTGAGGAACTAGAAGCATTGGGCCCACCCTTGGCCTTCTTAGCAGGAACTCCTCCTCCAGGATTGGTGGGTGAGGAAGGGGGCAGGGTgggtggtggaggtgggggcTGTGGGGGCTGCTGCTCTGAGTTCAGACCAGGAGGCTGGCTGCCACCACCCCCACTCTGGCTGTTCCCAGTGCCAGGTCTCATGCAGCTGCCATTGAGTTCAGCCCCCTTGTGGCCTGGGCCTCGAAGAGGTGCAGAGTTCTGGATGGAGCAGGCAGAACCTGGATAATCAGTGTCCAGGGAGTTGGCAGCAGTAGGGGGTGGATAGGGCTGATGAGGGTTGCTGTAGCCATAAGTATCAGTGGCTTTGCTGTAGCCATAGCTGCTGAAGAGTCCTGGGTTTTCATAGTATGCAGCCTTCTGCATGGTGCACTCCAGAAGCTCCAGGGCCTGCTGACCCTGCTCAAATAACATTGACTACCACTGTGTCCTTGGCCACCACCTCCAGTGTCTGCTGAATCCTGAGAGAGCTGGGCCAGGCCCCGAACTCCAGGTGACCTGACAAGAAGAAAAGTGAGAGGGCCCAGAGGAACTGTCATTGGCAAGACCAGTCAATATAGAAGGACTAGCCCAGGTTCTCTGCCTCCTACCCACTTTGTGTTGGAGGAATGGGTAAGGTTCTAAATCTGGGATTTACTTATTTGAGCCCTGGAAAAGTCTAAAGGAATTTCACCTAAATGTAAGAAAAGACCTTTTCTTCCCTTTAGTTCAACTCTAATCTAGGGAAGGGgcttcctcccacccccagatacaattttctttcttcaacacTGTCaattcaggggctggagttgtggctcaattcAGCCTTTGAGCCTTCATGAAAATAAACCTATGGCCTCATACATTTTACTACCTCATTTGAACCCCTAAATTGTGAGCTTCTTGCAGGCAGGGACTGTGTCTCATTTATCTATGTAGTTATAACATCATCTCAATGCCTTGCATATGCTAACTGCAATAgatgcttgttgaatgaatgagtgaatgaatgggtAAATCAATCAGTCATTGGGTAATCTCTCTCTTTGtatgtttggtgctagggattaaacccagggcctcctgcatgctaaacAGGGCCCAACCACCAAACTACACCCCTAACCCATAATCCTAGTGTTTTAATGCACAAAAGAAGCCCTACAACACACTCAGAACTGTCAAAACCCTCCCCCAAAGTATGTTACCCACCTAGTTTCAAAATCACCACATCTTTCATGAAGACGCAGATAATTCACTTTTTAATGACAGGGTGAGAATTCGCTCAATTAATTCTGTGGGTCAGCTCTGTGAGATCTACAATGCAGAAAGCTAGAAGATAAAAACCAAGAAGAGCACTTAAAGATTCCCAGACTTATTTTGaggttaaaaaacatttatttccttttatctaCATTTTTCTAGACCTGGTACAGTATGTTCCTACTACTTTTAAAGGGACACCATGGAAATGGTTAAAgggttttagaattttaaatggaTGTAGCATGGGTAAATGgagaataatttatattataactTTATCATATTTACCCTGGATCTATTCTATAAATAGATATAATTGACCTCTGCTCTGGATTATCTATTCCACCTACTTTCCACCCAGTCCACAACCAATAAGAGAACCTGTCATGGCATAATTGAATGGACCCAggattagaagaagaagaagaaaaagggaaaacacaaaacaagaaaaagtctACCCCTTTTGTATCCCCTGACTTTTGATGGGAGATTTCTCTCCTAgatcccccctcccttcttcttgAAAGACCCCTGAGGAGTTAAAGTATAACTAATACCATTCAAATACTTTTGTCTGTTTGATAAAGAAAACTCACAGGTCAGCTCCCTGGTCTTAATTCTTGATCTCATCCTTCAGACAACTTTCCAGAAACTCCCCCTGGTTTCATCATGATAGACCACATTCTGGAGACAGCTTATGTGGCTGAAGTGATTTGACCATATTACCACTTCTCCATGCACTCATTTTCCATCCACTTTCACCAAAAAGCCTAACCAATTTGAAAAGTTCTTCAAATTAGCTGTTTTAAGTAGTATTGTCCCCCATTTTGTTTTAGAATCTAAATGAATGTGCCATTTGTCTTGATGTGAGACAAGATTTTTCTCAATGGGATTCTAAAACACTAAGACATAACTGTTGTAGGAATTGTTTCCATTAGTGTTTGTAAATATACACAGTTAGGCTATCTATTTAACAAAGCTAGATTTAATTCTTTTGATGAATTTTCTTAGTCTCTGACTGTTAAAGTTACTGAATATCAAATGGATGCTAACTCCTCATCCTGTGActaatattttcatgtgttttcccCCAGGGCCAAAAGACTAGACTGGTTACATGTCAGGACTTTCCTAGGATGCTGCTTCCAGTCTTAACTCTCTGGAAGTCTAAATGGTCACATCAGACACCACCAGAACTTGTTACTGCTTCTGTCATTCCACTGACAACTTTGGAACCAAAACATCCCCCTCCTACCTCCCAACTTGACCAAGTTTGCCTTAATACGTGGAGCAGTCACATCAAAATAGCTTATTTATGAACTGAGCAGGTCTATGGATAGGTAACTGTGTTCATATTTCTTCCTGTAACATATGCCTGGAGAAAACTCTGTGTACAGACCTCAAAAGTACAAGCCCTGGGTAGCTTCCTGAGTAACCATAGTCTGTTCTTCTGCCTGTTTGCATGATCCACTACCTTACGTCCATGTCCATTTCCCCATAAGGGCACAAGTTGTGCTGTTCTCACTGGGAAAAGACTATTCAGTGTCCCAAAGAACTCCCCTCTCCTAAAGCAAAACCTGAGATTATTGTTATGAAACTGGTTGAAGGGcttatttctttccagaaatCACTACTCCTTGTGAACTCTGCTTGAACCTAAAAAGCAGGAACGGGTCATAAATCACTTGGACAATGGTCAACTGTTCAGTGGCTCATCTTTTCCAtcacccacccccagcccttttttaaaggCTTTCTTTTCTCGCCCTTTGGTACCTTTGCTCATTTGGGATCCAAGACCCAAATGCCTTGGGGGTAAAGACAAGCCCCTGGGGGGAGGGGTGGATGAACCGGGATTGGTATTTTTCCCAAAGTCCTCAGTtatcctttcctctccctcttcctcctccttctctctccacccctcccccagcccaagGAATGGGACGTAGCAGTCGACCCAATCCCTTCCCGCTCAATCCCCTGTCCCTGTTGGGGAAGAATGCCAAATGGGTTTGGCTAGTCCTTTCTCCAGGTCCCTGGAAATTGCTCAATTCAGTTGGGAGACCTAACCGCAGGCCCGGAACCCAGGGCCAAACCGTCTCCAGCCAGAAGAATGGCGTCTTCAAAGCCACCATCACCCGCTCCCCGGCCGCGCTGTCCTGCAGTTTCCGCCGCTATTCCGAAGCAGTAGAGCCCCGATACTTGCTCACTGCACTTAATTCTGCCCAGGATCAATACCTAATATGATACCGAATAAATAAAAGGCGCTCACAGCGGCCAGGGGACGGGGTTATTAAGCAGCTGGAGCTCTCACGGTGCATATCAATGCACCTGTCATTGTGGTTTGTAACAAAATTTATGACTGCGACCACGGCGGCAGTAAACGCTTCAgtaaggaatgaaaagaaaaacacttccCAAGGCCGGACACTTTTCAGAAGTGGAAAGCAGGCTCCGCGTAGGAGGCAGCGCAGCAAAAGAATTCCCTACTCCGCACTTTTCCCGCTCATGCATCCTACGAGCAGCGGGATTATATAAAGTAGCCGGCGCCAGCCTCTGCGAGGAGCTCTGCTCCTCGGCCGGAGTCGGGATGGGACGCGCAGCTTCGCAGAGGACCAAAGACCTGCTGCCCGCCATGGCCTCGGACACCGGGAGGCACCACCGACACGCAGAGGCCTGCTGGCGATCGCTCGCCCGCGGTGGCCGCGGGaaggcagggggaggaggaggtttGAGAAGGGAGGGGATGACATACAGTCGCCAGTTTTGTCTCCTGTTGCAACCTAGTAAATTCGGACGGGTACACTCAATCTGTGCAAGccgaaagagaaggaggaggtgaTGGTGTGCTGGTTGAGTCAGTTTCTCTCAAAATTCTTTAAGGTTCGAGTTGGCCTCCGGCTTCTCTCCCTGCTCTGCCTATCCCAGGGCCTCAGAAGCCCGCGGATCTCTTTCTGACAGCCAGTACTCTTGATGGACATCCCTGTTAAATTCACTGGAACCGAGCAACGATTCTCCTCTCCCCGATGGCCTGGCCACTTCAGGTTTTTCGAAACCACTCCTTTTCAGGTTTGCTCAGAAGGGGgtttgtttatgttttgtccAAGTTCTCCCTCTCTTTCAGCCCAAGCCTCTTCTGTACTATGGAATGCACATTCTAAATCACTCTTATATAGCCCAGATAACTTAATACTGTACTATAACCTGCATTTAAGGCACTGTGCTCACCCCATTAAAGTGCCATAAATTTGAAGGCGGATGATCAGTTATCATGTAACAGGCGACAGTTCACACTGAGGTGATCCACTTCAAAGCTGCCCTTTGTTTTATGTCTTGATGTATGAATCCTGAGATGGCTACTTGAGTTGTAGGACAAATGAAAATGtagtggaaattatttttaaaaatcatccccACTCACCAcaaatttgtatgtgtgttttcttGAATTTTGTTTCTAACTCTTTTTGTAGGCTCTTCAGTTTCTTTTGATATTCTGTGGAGGCAGATCTGGAACAAAATGGAAAACTCAATAGCAGCCGTTTCTTTCTTAGAAACACGCGGAGAAGCTTTACCCCCTTTAAGAGTGCCATAATCAATGTGACTATTGTATGTGGTGCCTGCAGCCATTCCTGAAGCCTTTTCCCCAGCAGAAAGAAGACTCAGTTGGCTCCTGGGGAGCTAGAGGCCTTAAACACCAAAGTCCTTGGCTGAATGGGGGACAGCTTGGACCTGAGGAAAGTGCCAGGCTGTCTGTCAGGGGGTGACCCTAGTGGGTCAGAGGTGTGCCATGGAGTGGTGGGGGAAGCAGTCAgctctcctcctgcccccaccaaGCTAAATGCTCCTGCTTCCAAACCCAGAGACCAAGCCAACCCTCTAAGGAGCAGAAGACGACTGTGCAGAATCATGGAGGGAGAGAGCCAGGCGACAGCTTAGGACAGCAGGAAAGGAGAGTAATTATGTAGATGTATCTGGGAGCATCCTAGTCAGGGGCTACACTGTTGAGAAGGAGTTGCACACTGTTTcccaatttttacattttaactttatCTTAAATGGTTTTCCAGACATTTTTCCAGTAAGTACCCACCACATGCTTGGTCTGGGCTGCTCACTCCAGTGTTGGGATTAGGCTGCAAACCACCAAAGATACAAACATCCTTTCCACCTACACTCTCAACACAAGAACAGTCTAACCACCACCGCCGCTGCTCAGCGGGTGTTGGCCCCCTGTCAGGTGAAAGGAGAGAGACTCGATCTCCCTCTTGCATCTGCCCTGTGCAATTTGTCGACTCAGTAGTTTGCAAACACTAAACTGCACCCGGGAAAGCCCCCACACAAAGCGTTCAGGGCGCTCTAAAGACCAGAGCGCGCAGCCATAAGCCTTTGAAGTGACCTTTGGCTCGCACCGCAATAACTCACCCCTTAATGAACACCCAACGGAAGCGCCTCGGAGAGATCCCAGCCCGGTAGGACTCCTAACTTCACGCCCCGGCTTCAGCTTCCCAGACGACCCGGGCCCAAGGGCACAAGTCACTGGATcgctccccacccccaggtggTTCGGCTGGGCCAGGCCCTGAGGTCGCCGAGGCAGAGGTGCAAAGTATCAGGGCTCTCAAGCCCGCGGGTCCTGGAGCCGCTTTATATAATACATTCACGTGGGCGGACGTCAACTCTCGAcgcttgattattttttatttatttttgaaaaaagggTTCTTTAGAAGTAGGAGCGTCCCCTCAGAAGAGCTAAGTTGGGAGGCCACCTAGGGCGGTGATCCCCCTGCGCCTCTAGCTAGATTTTGTTTTCCAGCTGCAGTGGAACAGGGTAAGTTTGCGCCTGGGTGTTGGGGGATGCGCCGGTATGCTCTGAGCTCCGAGCGCAGAAGGtttgggaaggggaagggaaagaggaccCTAAGTTAGTCAAAGTTGAGCTTCCAGACGAACCCCCAGCGCCTTCTTCAGCGCTTCTTCCCATGCCCACTTACCACCCAGCGTTGACCCAACTTTGGCTTCTGTCGTGCCCCAAATCCCGAGCTTAACCCAGCTGGCTCTGGGCCACCAGTTGTAATACCTTTTTCATAGCCAGAAACTTGGAGAACGGGAGGGAGCCCTGTCCTCCAGTTGTCAACCAAAAGCTAGCTCCAGGCAACCCCGGGCTCCATAACCCCACCCCCCAGCAGCACCCCGGGGAAAACACTTTAGGATAGGGCCAGCGTGGAGCCTTGGTGGGGATTATTGAAATTTTCGGGGAAGTTATAAGTGAGTGCTCCATGGGGCCAAATGAAATGCTGCTCGCAGTAATTGGATTCAGCTGACTAAGCTGGCAGGCGCGCAGCTCCAAGGCAGTGAACGAAGAAAAATGTTCACCGACTTTAAGTTCTGATGGAGCCAAGCTCAAGCAATTGACAAAACAACTTTACTGCTCTCTTTTGATGGTGAGGCTCCTGGAAATCAGTCCTCCCAATGGGGCCTGTCCCAAAATAGGCTTTGGGAGTGCTCCTAGCTTTGGGGGTCCCTTCCCCTTAAGGTTCAGTCTGGTTTGGCCCAGTAGCCTTCTCTTGAGTACACAGCAACTCACTGGATCTCATGAAGCAACTCAGTCTGGCCTTAACAGGGTAAGACCTGGGATGGGTTGTCCTGTCCTCCCCCAGCAAGAAGCCTCAAGGAACAAGTAAACAAAAGGATAGGTGGGATGCGGGAATCAGTACATGATTTAGCTTTCACTCGGGGTTCCTTGGGGAAAAGGACCCAGAAACactaaaccttttctcttccacTGTTGCAGTCAAACCCCTAGATTGGTGAGAAGGAGAGTGGAGAAGCCTCCCAAACTCTTTAGGGTAGTTTGGGGGTTCTTTCAAATTTGCAGGGAGAAGGTTGGGAGCATTTTACTCCCAAGGGGGAAAATACTAAGCCAACAGCAAGAGGCAAAGAATGAGTGTGTGGAGCTGGATTCCAGAACAATGCAGGGAGCTGGCTGGCTGGCCACtgagtttattttaaatacatataaatcaACCCGCCTGCACCCAGCCCGGCAGCCCAAGACACAGAATTAATATGATGCTCCATCTTACTTTGGCAGtgacagtgtaaaaaaaaaaaaaagtttctttttattcatttcattttcagctCATTCTCATAACTGCATGTTACCTTCAAAATACTAACTCCGGCCCCCAACCCCCTCACAGAAACCCCTCCTCAAATTGCCTCCACAACCCCCAGTACTGCCAGCCACCCTCCAAGCCTGGCAAGGTAGTGTCCTCCTAACCTTTTGGTAGGCGGGGAACGTCCCCACAAAGCTCACCTCCTTACGATTAATCACAGTCCTCGATGTATATGTAGAAGTGTATCTAGGTCTACGCAGGCTGCCTCACCAATTGGCAATAATCAAGATCACAGATTACACAGAATAAATCATATTTAGTATCCCGCTCAGGGCAGCAAGCAGCCCCGTGCCCAAAGATTTCCATTTTGTCATGCAATTGCTTACCTGTATCCCAATTTATCATAAACCTGGTGTCCTCGGCCTCAGACTGGGCGCCAGTGGGGGGCAGAGCTAGCCTTCCCCCTTTGTCTGCAGACAACACTGTCCCAACCCTCCTCTTGCGCTCTCGCAGACGCGGCCATATACCCGAGCTCACGGAATTCCCGGTAGAACGGAACCAGTCTGAGGTTCAACTACCAATAAACGCAGGAGGAACGAGTTCGCAGTCCCCGAGCTGGCTTCGCCTGCGCTGCGCTCCGGTCGGTCCACCCACCCGCCGGTCAGCTCTCGGGCCCAAGCGGTGGCCACTCGCACCCCCACCCACTCCTAGGTTCCTGCCCAGCCCTCCCAGGCCCCCCAGAGCTCAGGGTTTGTTTTGCTTTCGGAACGTAGTCCTTTCTGGATTTGGAGAGAGCCCCGGAAACCCCCTCATAGTCGGGAAATACAGACGCTGCCTTCAAATGTGAGCATATTTGTTCACGTGACCCCAAGGGAAGATTGTACTGATTGAGGCTGAAACTTTCACGCCATCCAGCCCCGGAGCGCAGCCAGGCCTGGGGGGATAGGAGGAGGGGCGCAGGAGGCGTGGGACACGGGCTTCTTCTTAACGGCAGACTCGAGTGGGTGTGGGACGAAgggaaagtctctctctctcaggtTGGGGCTTACCCGGCCACAGCCTGGCTGCATGCAATGGGATGGGAACTTGATAGTCTCCCCTCAACGACAAATGACCCTGGCTCGGCGTTCCGCCAGACTAGTTCGGGggttggaaatttaaaaaaaaaaaaattatcttccttAGAGGCATCTATGGAAAGGGCTGTGAAGCAGCATTAATTTAGGGTTCCCTTAGCTCCCCGGTCGTCTTGCCCGGTATTTGGTATTCGGTATCCAAATGCACCGGGGCAAGACTCTCTCCCGTCGCCTAGGAGGACGCTTGGATCTTCCCAATGCCTTGGTGAGGCACTGAAGTTGTGGCACAGCACAGGCTGTGGGATTCGGTGGCTCTCATCCCTGGCCGGTCACCCCGGGGAACCTTGCTACCAGCACTATTCCCTGGGGCCTTGGCTGCTTCCGCGGACTCCGCAGGCAAACCACCACTTCGGAGACAGAAAAGTCCCCTAGCAGCTGGCCAGGACCCTCTCTGAACCTTGAGCACCCCACCCGGGTCCTTCGAGGCCTGGAGTTGCCTAGGCGCTGAGCCGCAGCCCGCGGTGACCTGTATACATCTCCAGATCTGAGCAAGGCCTACGGATCCCTCAGGCCCAGCGACAGCCAGGCCGCGACTTCCCCGCTTCCTGCGGTGCCTCCGGGAAGGCAAGAGGGTTTGCGGAATTAGTCCCTGCTGGGCTTACCTGGGGGACAAGGaaacttctattttataaatattaaatcataaCAGAATCC
This region includes:
- the Hoxd3 gene encoding homeobox protein Hox-D3, giving the protein MLFEQGQQALELLECTMQKAAYYENPGLFSSYGYSKATDTYGYSNPHQPYPPPTAANSLDTDYPGSACSIQNSAPLRGPGHKGAELNGSCMRPGTGNSQSGGGGSQPPGLNSEQQPPQPPPPPPTLPPSSPTNPGGGVPAKKAKGGPNASSSSATISKQIFPWMKESRQNSKQKNSCATAGESCEDKSPPGPASKRVRTAYTSAQLVELEKEFHFNRYLCRPRRVEMANLLNLTERQIKIWFQNRRMKYKKDQKAKGILHSPAGQSPERSPPLGGAAGHVAYSGQLPPVPGLAYDAPSPPAFAKSQPNMYGLAAYTAPLSSCLPQQKRYAAPEFEPHPMASNGGGFASANLQGSPVYVGGNFVDSMAPASGPVFNLGHLSHPSSASVDYSCAAQIPGNHHHGPCDPHPTYTDLSAHHSSQGRLPEAPKLTHL